From Ignavibacterium sp.:
TTTGCATATCCATAATAATGCTTTCCGGTTGCAGCATATTTCTTCGTTGCCGTTTTTTCCTGATAAAGATTAAGCAACGCTGCATAACGATGTTTAAGTTTATCGCCATCGAAAGATTTATCGTATTCCTCAAATCTACCGCCTCTGTTCAGAATATAAACCACTTTACGCCAATTCTCCTCGCCAACAACTTTTTTCCATCTCTGTTCATCAAACACAGATTTATCAAGATGTCTGCGGGCTTTTGAAAATATTTCAAGTTCTCTTTCGTTTGCATCTGGCACGGGAGACTCGGTATAAGCAAGATTTGCAATTGCTCTCAGATAAAAATCATCAGGTTTGGTTATATCCAATCCTTCGCCAAGAGCATTCTTACCAAATGCTTTTAATCCAAGTTTTTCATTCAAAGCCATAAACAATGCTTCAAGACTGCAAGGAATTTCTTCGCCATATACCTTTACTTTTTCGGGAATAGGAGAAATAACCGGCTGACGAACATTTTCAACTTTTGCAGGCATATTCGGATGCGAACCCTGGAACTCCCATCTTTCAAGATATGAAAGGTCAGGAAAGATATAATCAGCATACATTGATGTTGAACCAATTATTATATCGCTGCAGAAGAACAAAGGAAGCTTATTAACATCTGCAAGAACCTCAATGTTTGTGTGTCCGGCTGGAAGCGCATAAGTAGGAGCTCCCATATAAAAGAACAAAGCTTTTACTGGATATGGATAAGCATCGCCAATACTTGGAATAATTTCTTCATAAATGTCCGATGAAAGAGGATACCAGTTTCGTTTTGCAGGATAGCCTTCAAAGATTGTTGTTTTATCATAATCAACACCGTGACGAATTGAGCTGATACCAAATGCAGGAATTTTACCTTTCGTTTTTTTCAGATCAAAAAGACCGCCTTTCGAACCATCATATTTATAAGTAGCAGCTTTAGACATTCCACCAGCCCAATCGTAATTCCCAATTAACATATTTAAAGACATCCAGCTTAAAACATTATAGAAACCATTTGTATGTTGTGCCGGACCTCGATGAATATCAACAGCAGCTTGTTTACCATAACTTGTTAACTCTTTTGCAACTTCAATCACATCATTCTCATTAACACCTGCAATTTCGCACCATTTACTGATTGAATTTTCTTCCGATGATTCTTTAAGAATCTGCAAACCGGATTTTACTTTTACTTTTTTACCTTCTTTATTTGTTAATTCTGTATCAACGAATAAATCACCGTAAACCGGATTCTTTTCATCATTTGGATCAACCCAGGTCGGTTTGCCATTAACCATAACAACAAGAAATTTTTCATCATAATCGTGGTCATCATACTTTCTTTTCTCAGGAGCTTTCAATCCAAAATCGGCAGCTCGAATTAATTTACCGGGTTCGCCGTCTTTAATTTCAACAAGATATGGAGCGGTTGTCCAGCTTGTTTCATTTGTTTCAATAGCTGCGGCTTTGTTTGCATTACGTAAGAACTTTTCATCAAAGCGATTGTTATTAATTATCCATTGAATCATCGCAAGAGCAAGAGCAGCATCAGTACCTGGTTTAATTGGTAACCATTTATGAGCTTTACTTGCTAGTTTAGAAAATCTTGGATCAGCAACTGCAATTTTTGTATAACCCTTTGCAAGGTTTTCTGTTAAACGAACTGTTCTGTTTGTTGGTCCATAATTAGCCTCAAATAGGTTAGCGCCGACAAACAAAACATATTTCGCGTGTTCAAGATCTGCCTGCCAGTAAAATTTTTGACCGCCAGTGAATTTTCCGCCTTGATATTGTTCGCTGATTGCTTTGCAGGTAAAGTATAATGAGCCCTGACAAACAGTTGTATGTCCGTGTAAGTTTGTTGTCCCGAAAGCGGATTGAAAACGAGAGAAGAAGTCTTTTCTTCCGTTTTTCAATCTACCAAAAGCCATAACGAATTGATTATTTTTTGGTCCCAAATCAGGATGATCGGGATCAATTAGTTTATCAAGATTATCTTTATGTTTTTCTTTGAAAGCTTTAACAAGTTCTTGTTTCTTTGCTTTATCTTTTTCATCCCAAATAGCTTTAATATCTGTGGCCATAGCTTTGGCAACTTCAGGATCACGCAAAGCCATAATATCTTTCAAACCTTCAACTACGCGATTTTCTTCTCCGGGAACATTCGCAAATAATTTTCCGCCTTCAACAATTTCCTGAATCGCTTGCTCAAATGGAATTGTAATCCATTTGTTTTCACCTCTTTTGCCTGCGCGTTTTAATACTTTTCTAATCCGATATGGATCGTAAGCAATTTGAACACCGGCTTGACCTTTAGGACAAAGAGCGCCGTCAATTCTTGCTGCTTCATCAATGTCAGTCTTCATTGAAAGATGAGGAACCATTGTCCAAGGGTTGTACGGATTGCCATCAATCTTTGCAAGAACTCCATCCTGAATTTTAGCTTTTATTCCGCAACCGGTGTTACAATTCAAGCAAACCGAGTAGATAATATTTTCGGGATCGTTGAACGGATAATCAACATCCGGTCTTTTACTTTTAATAATCATTTGCTGAGTTTGAGCTGAAGCTTTTTCGCCAGCAAAGATTGATGCGAGAGCACCACCGCCAAGTAAAGCTCCTTTTGCTAAAAAACTTCTTCTTGATTTATCTATTAATTCCTGTTTCATAATTCTGTTCCTAATTTCTTTTTAGTGAATTGCGAAAGAAGTTTTATTCCGAAATAAACCAACGCAACACCAAATGCACCGATGAACAGAGCAATAAGGTATTCATTCAATGTTGCCGAGTAATCGAACCTTAATCTTTCGTGATAGAAAGCCTCTTTTAATCCTTTAAGTTCTGCTACGGCTTGTCCCGGAATTAAAATATTTAATCTTGCAGAAACAAAAGTTACAGCAACAATAAAAGCTCCGGTTCCAACCGTCTGATATGTTTTACCCTTTAATAAAAGATAAAGTGCTACTAATGCTCCACCTAAGTGAACAAGCCAGAAAACCCACCAGAAAGGACCAAACAAAATAAGTTCAACAGCTTCCCGAATGTGTGAATTGGGTGACCAAAAGACTAAACTGTACTCTGCAAATTCTGCGACAAAGTAAAAAATAATTCCACCAATTATTGTGTATCTGAGCATCTTGAATGGTTGATGTGTTAAATCGAATTCTTCGTAATGTAAAAATGTGTAAACGAGCAGCAACACAGCTCCTCCGGATGTGATTGCAGAAACCAAAAATAAAATTGGCAGCAATGGAGAACTCCAGAATGGTTTTGCATCCACAACACCAAAAAAGGCTCCACTTTGACTTGGGAATGCAA
This genomic window contains:
- a CDS encoding molybdopterin-dependent oxidoreductase; protein product: MKQELIDKSRRSFLAKGALLGGGALASIFAGEKASAQTQQMIIKSKRPDVDYPFNDPENIIYSVCLNCNTGCGIKAKIQDGVLAKIDGNPYNPWTMVPHLSMKTDIDEAARIDGALCPKGQAGVQIAYDPYRIRKVLKRAGKRGENKWITIPFEQAIQEIVEGGKLFANVPGEENRVVEGLKDIMALRDPEVAKAMATDIKAIWDEKDKAKKQELVKAFKEKHKDNLDKLIDPDHPDLGPKNNQFVMAFGRLKNGRKDFFSRFQSAFGTTNLHGHTTVCQGSLYFTCKAISEQYQGGKFTGGQKFYWQADLEHAKYVLFVGANLFEANYGPTNRTVRLTENLAKGYTKIAVADPRFSKLASKAHKWLPIKPGTDAALALAMIQWIINNNRFDEKFLRNANKAAAIETNETSWTTAPYLVEIKDGEPGKLIRAADFGLKAPEKRKYDDHDYDEKFLVVMVNGKPTWVDPNDEKNPVYGDLFVDTELTNKEGKKVKVKSGLQILKESSEENSISKWCEIAGVNENDVIEVAKELTSYGKQAAVDIHRGPAQHTNGFYNVLSWMSLNMLIGNYDWAGGMSKAATYKYDGSKGGLFDLKKTKGKIPAFGISSIRHGVDYDKTTIFEGYPAKRNWYPLSSDIYEEIIPSIGDAYPYPVKALFFYMGAPTYALPAGHTNIEVLADVNKLPLFFCSDIIIGSTSMYADYIFPDLSYLERWEFQGSHPNMPAKVENVRQPVISPIPEKVKVYGEEIPCSLEALFMALNEKLGLKAFGKNALGEGLDITKPDDFYLRAIANLAYTESPVPDANERELEIFSKARRHLDKSVFDEQRWKKVVGEENWRKVVYILNRGGRFEEYDKSFDGDKLKHRYAALLNLYQEKTATKKYAATGKHYYGYAKYLPIMNYAHESVDKISEGYDLHLITHRTVTQTKSRTIAAYWLLPIMPENGILINPKDAAKLGISKDDKVRVVSATNTEGKWNFKNGKTKDIVGKAILTETMRPGVVSFVLGFGHWATGSEDFEVDGETIKGDPRRAKGLHANAAMWTDSSLRNNTCMIDPVGGSVSFYDTMVKLVKV
- the nrfD gene encoding NrfD/PsrC family molybdoenzyme membrane anchor subunit — its product is MLERTYKNLSRIWMVVFTIGFIALILKFITGERLAGYGSYIPWGLWVALYFHFVGIAGGVFALGTLGYIFNLTGFRENFRVVIIVSVASVITGLFAIWLDLGQPFRFTRILYAPNFGSMMAFNAWMYTFFIITAGVIFYLTLNKEKQTDFHDKKRWILPLMALGFLFSIAFPSQSGAFFGVVDAKPFWSSPLLPILFLVSAITSGGAVLLLVYTFLHYEEFDLTHQPFKMLRYTIIGGIIFYFVAEFAEYSLVFWSPNSHIREAVELILFGPFWWVFWLVHLGGALVALYLLLKGKTYQTVGTGAFIVAVTFVSARLNILIPGQAVAELKGLKEAFYHERLRFDYSATLNEYLIALFIGAFGVALVYFGIKLLSQFTKKKLGTEL